A genomic region of Alligator mississippiensis isolate rAllMis1 chromosome 4, rAllMis1, whole genome shotgun sequence contains the following coding sequences:
- the LOC102567470 gene encoding gamma-crystallin B: MAKIIFYEGRNFEGHSYEVTSDQPDMQPYLNRCNSIRVESGCWMIYERSNCTGHQYFLKRGRYSDYQQWMGFNDSIRSCILIPQGTSRIQIYEKTDFGGRMMEFMHDCPSLHEVFHYGDIQSCQVLEGYWIFYEQPNYRGRQYLLRPREYRRITEWEAITSRVGSLKRAVDSY, from the exons ATCATTTTCTATGAGGGCAGAAACTTTGAGGGCCACTCCTATGAGGTTACTTCAGATCAGCCAGATATGCAGCCTTACCTAAACCGCTGCAACTCCATCAGGGTGGAAAGTGGCTGTTGGATGATCTACGAGCGCAGCAACTGCACAGGCCATCAGTACTTCCTGAAGAGGGGAAGATACTCAGACTACCAGCAGTGGATGGGATTCAATGACTCCATCAGGTCCTGCATCCTAATCCCACAG ggcaccagcaggatccaAATTTATGAGAAGACTGACTTTGGAGGCAGGATGATGGAGTTCATGCATGACTGTCCTTCTCTCCATGAAGTATTTCATTATGGAGATATCCAGTCTTGCCAAGTTTTGGAAGGATACTGGATTTTCTATGAGCAGCCAAACTACCGAGGACGACAGTACCTCCTGAGACCCAGAGAGTACAGGAGGATCACTGAGTGGGAAGCCATAACCTCCAGGGTTGGATCCCTGAAGCGCGCGGTGGACAGTTACTAA